One genomic region from Anopheles bellator chromosome 2, idAnoBellAS_SP24_06.2, whole genome shotgun sequence encodes:
- the LOC131211212 gene encoding epidermal growth factor-like protein has translation MESLKWCLLVAVALLCQFGLAPCQEGVKTWRKGGVKGGHEPAANGTQMVDAAELGQNQTGSMVDLHRSNESVSALDRFLNKTKAQMPAGVCFEEVPIASLLSHYHRGNVPVGNASDPSLSRVHVCCAGYERNVYNFRKCEPICTEPCLNGLCVAPDTCECYPDFVRNSRGRCVPTCPIGCDHGECQPGTNVCQCHEGYELDRNDRKLCVPRCTGGCGEAGRCVDVERCECDEGFEFHPHQKCAPRCADGCGNGKCVAPGVCECDVGYAWRDTGCKPICSPMLFGCLHGTCVAPETCSCNPGYILSVVGQCMPVCDKPCLHGDCTGRNVCTCDWGYENDAANPFHCIPHCPNGCRNGVCSGPNMCLCNDGYVKDRSLKGSQACVRRYDSVKS, from the exons ATGGAAAGCCTCAAGTGGTGTCTGCTCGTGGCGGTGGCTCTCCTGTGCCAGTTTGGACTGGCCCCCTGCCAGGAAGGAGTGAAAACGTGGCGCAAGGGTGGTGTCAAGGGTGGCCACGAACCGGCCGCTAATGGGACGCAAATGGTGGACGCTGCCGAACTGGGCCAGAACCAGACCGGGTCGATGGTCGACCTGCACCGATCGAACGAATCCGTTAGCGCTCTGGATCGGTTCCTGAACAAGACCAAGGCTCAGATGCCGGCCGGAGTGTGCTTCGAGGAGGTTCCCATTGCTTCGCTGCTGAGCCACTATCACCGCGGTAATGTCCCGGTTGGCAACGCG TCGGATCCGTCGCTCAGCCGGGTGCATGTCTGTTGCGCCGGGTACGAGCGgaatgtttacaatttccgcAAGTGCGAACCGATCTGCACCGAGCCGTGCCTGAACGGACTCTGCGTAGCACCTGACACCTGCGAGTGCTATCCGGACTTTGTCCGCAACTCGCGGGGCCGCTGCGTTCCGACTTGCCCGATCGGGTGCGATCACGGTGAGTGTCAACCCGGGACGAACGTTTGCCAATGTCACGAGGGTTACGAGCTCGATCGGAACGACCGGAAGCTGTGTGTTCCGCGGTGTACCGGTGGCTGCGGAGAAGCCGGTCGATGCGTGGACGTGGAGCGATGCGAGTGCGACGAAGGATTCGAGTTCCACCCGCACCAAAAGTGTGCCCCACGGTGTGCCGATGGTTGCGGGAACGGGAAGTGTGTCGCTCCCGGCGTTTGTGAATGTGACGTCGGCTACGCTTGGAGGGACACCGGATGTAAACCGATCTGCTCCCC GATGTTGTTCGGATGTTTACACGGGACTTGCGTAGCTCCGGAAACCTGCTCCTGCAACCCGGGCTACATCCTGAGCGTCGTGGGCCAGTGTATGCCCGTTTGTGACAAACCGTGTCTGCACGGAGATTGCACCGGACGGAACGTATGCACGTGCGATTGGGGCTACGAGAACGATGCGGCCAATCCCTTCCA CTGCATTCCCCACTGCCCCAACGGATGTCGGAACGGTGTGTGCTCGGGACCCAACATGTGCCTCTGCAATGATGGCTACGTCAAGGATCGTTCGCTGAAAGGAAGTCAAGCTTGCGTGCGGCGTTATGATTCCGTCAAATCGTAA
- the LOC131211211 gene encoding tenascin-X-like: MLYLKIIVAGILLMMALGTTVVNGACSKTTVKIEYTSKNGKRVPVVKQPCCQGYKRVKLRCLPTCSQTCENARCTAPDVCSCNEGYEKLSNHRCIPYCSDCDNGICTKPGHCQCHTGYRASENGTCLAECGHCPNGFCAQPDVCQCYEGYEFEGLASDERSCRPVCPGGCPNGQCVAPGECLCRDGFEAGPSGDCVPPTTPAPTPSCAEGYEETIEEPHGSRACKPICTEPCRNGVCVGPDRCECFPGYSAPDNSSSSAECGPVCNGGCSNGDCVAPGKCICRPQYGKIGDECVPLCEKCSLGHCVRPNVCICDRGYQLIDGDCVPICETECKNAVCTGPNACTCLPGFNYTDINALFDCLPVCDAECINGRCVAPQKCECNEGYLQDDEHSCIHPVELCRLRCVNGQCRGTECHCNTGFVKSALDGHCERTCPYGCTNGDCRVGECFCHDGYRLQLDNSSVCEPICGEDYDYGSPVGCTNGRCIRPNVCQCDAGYEFVDANQTRCESSEDLARQRAAQERAAECRRSCRHGKCRAGECWCDEGYAKPEGAGSGGCSPVCGEPCRNGTCVLPERCECNAGFVFVNGSTSHCRVEEELRQEAHERCVALCENGECHGDQCFCMLGYKAPAGEPFRCQPICERSCEKGECAGNDRCRCWEGYGLSPGDDHRCDPVCDPECVNGRCVAPDECSCDAGYVRSDTEAANVCLKEETPEERLSRMRQAECQLECHNGWCEDGECRCWEGFRQAQDNPLDCGPFCEKPCEFGRCIGNNSCECIEQYELVEPFVCGPICEMDCVNGFCGAPGRCQCHDGYVQSAGAENTCEPVCGDGGCTNGVCVAPNECSCWDGYYLDEDDTLLCHIDARVILQSQDQSGSTGTDYYKMSYIHYFVPLIAAVALIVAILVVKTIVRNRQKDYHVGKLGNVRRRPRHRHANHGASSADYNDYNLVVLFPTESKENCVYFMPNPDSKTDELTKLNLEIETI; the protein is encoded by the exons ATGCTCTACCTGAAGATCATCGTGGCCGGCATCCTGCTGATGATGGCCCTCGGCACGACCGTGGTCAATGGCGCCTGCTCCAAGACGACGGT CAAAATCGAGTACACGTCGAAGAACGGTAAacgggtgccggtggtgaaGCAGCCGTGCTGTCAGGGCTACAAGCGCGTGAAGCTACGCTGCTTACCGACGTGCTCGCAGACCTGCGAGAACGCCAGGTGTACCGCACCGGACGTCTGCAGCTGCAACGAGGGCTACGAGAAGCTCTCGAATCACAG ATGCATCCCGTACTGCAGCGACTGCGATAATGGTATCTGCACCAAGCCGGGCCACTGCCAGTGCCACACCGGCTATCGGGCGTCCGAGAATGGCACGTGCTTGGCGGAGTGTGGCCACTGCCCGAACGGCTTCTGTGCCCAGCCGGACGTGTGCCAGTGCTACGAGGGGTACGAGTTCGAAGGGCTCGCGAGTGACGAGCGCTCCTGTCGCCCGGTCTGCCCCGGTGGATGTCCGAATGGGCAGTGCGTCGCTCCGGGCGAGTGTCTCTGTCGGGACGGTTTCGAAGCAGGACCCTCGGGGGATTGCGTGCCCCCAACCACACCGGCCCCGACGCCAAGCTGCGCGGAAGGATACGAAGAGACGATCGAGGAGCCACACGGTAGCCGGGCCTGTAAGCCGATCTGCACCGAACCCTGCCGGAACGGGGTCTGTGTGGGGCCGGATCGATGCGAGTGTTTCCCGGGCTACTCGGCCCCGGACAATTCGAGCTCCTCGGCCGAGTGTGGGCCGGTGTGCAACGGAGGATGCAGCAATGGGGATTGCGTTGCACCGGGGAAGTGCATCTGCCGGCCCCAGTACGGCAAGATCGGAGACGAGTGTGTGCCGCTGTGTGAAAAGTGTTCCCTCGGTCACTGTGTGCGGCCGAATGTGTGTATTTGCGATCGGGGTTACCAGCTGATCGACGGGGACTGTGTGCCGATCTGTGAGACGGAGTGCAAGAATGCGGTTTGCACCGGGCCGAACGCATGCACCTGCCTGCCCGGTTTCAACTACACGGACATAAACGCCCTGTTCGACTGTTTGCCGGTCTGCGACGCCGAGTGCATCAATGGGCGGTGTGTCGCTCCGCAGAAATGTGAATGTAACGAAG GATACCTGCAGGACGATGAGCACTCGTGCATCCACCCGGTCGAGTTGTGCCGTCTGCGGTGCGTCAACGGCCAGTGCCGTGGTACGGAGTGCCATTGCAACACCGGATTCGTGAAAAGTGCCCTCGATGGTCACTGCGAGCGGACGTGTCCGTACGGATGCACGAACGGTGACTGTCGCGTTGGGGAGTGCTTCTGCCACGACGGCTACCGGCTGCAGCTGGACAACAGCTCCGTGTGTGAGCCGATCTGTGGCGAGGACTACGACTACGGTAGTCCCGTGGGTTGCACCAACGGACGTTGCATCCGGCCCAACGTGTGCCAGTGTGACGCGGGATACGAGTTCGTCGACGCAAACCAGACCCGCTGTGAGTCGAGCGAGGACCTAGCACGGCAACGGGCGGCTCAGGAGCGAGCGGCAGAGTGTCGGCGCAGTTGCCGCCACGGCAAGTGCCGGGCTGGGGAGTGCTGGTGCGACGAAGGGTACGCCAAACCGGAAGGAGCGGGTAGTGGCGGGTGTAGCCCGGTGTGCGGTGAACCATGTCGGAATGGGACGTGTGTCCTGCCGGAGCGGTGCGAGTGCAACGCGGGTTTCGTGTTCGTCAACGGAAGCACCAGTCACTGTCGGGTGGAGGAAGAGCTTCGCCAGGAAGCCCACGAACGGTGTGTGGCTCTGTGCGAGAACGGAGAGTGTCACGGTGATCAGTGCTTCTGTATGTTGGGCTACAAGGCCCCCGCCGGGGAGCCCTTCCGCTGTCAACCGATCTGCGAGAGGTCCTGCGAGAAGGGCGAGTGTGCTGGAAACGATCGCTGTCGGTGTTGGGAAGGGTACGGACTTAGCCCCGGCGATGATCATCGCTGTGACCCGGTCTGTGATCCTGAGTGCGTCAACGGTCGATGTGTAGCCCCCGATGAGTGCTCCTGTGACGCGGGTTACGTGCGAAGTGACACCGAAGCTGCCAACGTGTGCTTGAAGGAAGAAACTCCCGAAGAACGCTTGTCTAGGATGCGGCAAGCCGAATGCCAGCTCGAGTGCCACAATGGATGGTGCGAGGACGGCGAGTGTCGATGTTGGGAGGGATTCCGCCAGGCGCAGGACAACCCGCTGGACTGTGGACCATTTTGTGAGAAACCCTGCGAGTTTGGTCGTTGCATTGGCAACAACTCGTGCGAGTGTATCGAGCAGTACGAACTCGTGGAACCGTTCGTCTGTGGTCCGATCTGCGAAATGGATTGCGTTAATGGGTTCTGCGGGGCGCCCGGGCGCTGTCAGTGTCACGATGGGTACGTCCAgtcggccggggccgaaaACACCTGCGAACCGGTCTGTGGAGATGGCGGCTGTACGAACGGTGTCTGCGTAGCACCGAACGAGTGCAGCTGCTGGGATGGCTACTAcctggacgaggacgacacgCTCCTGTGCCACATCGATGCCAGAGTTATCCTGCAATCGCAAGACCAAAG TGGCAGCACCGGGACCGATTACTACAAGATGTCCTACATCCACTACTTCGTCCCGCTGATCGCGGCCGTCGCCCTGATCGTGGCGATTCTCGTGGTGAAAACGATCGTCCGGAACCGCCAGAAGGACTACCACGTGGGCAAGTTGGGTAACGTACGGCGAAGGccgcgccaccgccacgccaACCACGGTGCCAGTTCGGCCGACTATAACGATTACAATCTGGTCGTTCTCTTCCCTACAGAGAGCAAGGAAAACTGCGTCTACTTCATGCCGAATCCGGACTCGAAAACCGACGAACTAACGAAATTGAAtctcgaaatcgaaaccatttgA
- the LOC131208122 gene encoding fibrillin-1-like codes for MGQHVGALSAAFLALSWCLLPVAAVGKLCHEEEKVAKLVENTSQILQYGSTTYYCMFSEHSIRISVPVDQLSCSLDYEVHKKPVCCEGYHAVGSECSPTCRFKCVFGHCVGPDTCECYSGYRKVDDHRCEPICAAPCEHGQCVAPDVCLCEEGYEREAVSGLCHRKCDRVCRFGRCVDDVCQCDEGYRPDPVDGDACVPQCDEPCQDGVCVLPNVCQCAAGYTISTESKFRCEPVCADGCVNGNCTGPNECRCDEGYEQDATSRCVPVCEESCQGGHCEAPERCSCAEGYSVSQDSGSVCVPTCANPCQNGDCVAPNTCVCRLGYRVLDPGSPHVCVPECVAGCANGQCVEPGVCQCAEGFAFNETLGVCQPNCQQPCANGVCIGGNRCQCNDGYQLDPKTTNKCVPRCPKACVHGVCVAPGVCECKKGYVKSENSRTVCEPQCPKGCSNGRCVAPDHCECLKGYFATTSSINSKVSICTPYCRNKCLNAYCIRPNVCQCLAGHRFAANSSNVCEPICDELVVDCTHGRCTQPNVCECNEGYSLGIRNGRMICEPVACGERCVNGYCVEEGRCQCHPGYRRSNHYATVCEPVCDGGCSDGVCIAPNACVCNEGFEQDHSGRCQPICDPAVVDCYNGACFGSNRCQCFEGYYLRAPATGGPMECVPVCVGGCSNGRCLAPNECVCDEGYEFHTETNRCEPACFPECLNGLCVEPNVCKCLEGFLPAEVASQEQPLNECVPHCDPAVVDCSYGICGGPNACRCFDDFYSTADPVTGVQTCEPVPEPPGCGESVAVPFSQECVCERSTPCPSCPEGVPVCNATCPSVPSTTPCPEVVCPTVAPIRPCPPVVPCPEKNCLNPAPSLCSEWPSPDPFCDELYVNCTYGDCIERNVCSCHYGYELAITPESVVHCQPVCTGGCGAHGVCVNPEECVCHPGYTQTSDGLCEPFCENGCDADAYCAEPNQCQCRDGFSEDVEGICRRRCVLGCVDGECVDGQCFCHEGSVLRGGHICVESTAWQVYDAKDDLEVVVPELPKVGPRWQLYDEQDASGDCAAESQQDCAEGFRFVPETKKCSPAVLVSGGNCLVGGQPSSEPGSSLELDETFARIENAELLVPVQTAESGFLSSIDRDQWILIAVIVSCAIIVVTVAVLMSKCMKRRNTMETTID; via the exons ATGGGACAGCATGTGGGAGCGCTATCCGCCGCGTTTCTGGCACTCTCGTGGTGTCTGCTTCCAGTTGCGGCTGTGGGAAAGTTGTgccacgaagaagaaaa AGTGGCCAAGCTAGTGGAAAACACCAGCCAGATCCTGCAGTACGGCAGCACCACGTACTACTGCATGTTCAGTGAGCACAGCATCCGAatttcggttccggttgatCAGTTGAGCTGTTCC CTGGACTACGAGGTACACAAGAAGCCGGTCTGTTGCGAGGGATACCACGCAGTCGGATCGGAGTGTTCGCCGACGTGTCGCTTCAAGTGTGTTTTCGGCCACTGCGTCGGTCCGGATACGTGCGAGTGTTACAGTGGCTATCGTAAGGTGGACGACCATCG TTGCGAGCCGATCTGTGCGGCACCTTGTGAGCACGGCCAGTGTGTAGCACCGGATGTCTGCCTTTGCGAGGAAGGTTACGAGCGTGAAGCGGTCAGTGGGTTATGCCACCGGAAATGTGACCGGGTGTGTCGGTTTGGCCGTTGCGTAGACGATGTCTGCCAGTGCGACGAAGGATACCGCCCAGATCCGGTCGATGGCGATGCCTGTGTTCCGCAGTGCGACGAGCCCTGCCAGGATGGCGTTTGTGTTCTACCGAACGTGTGCCAGTGTGCGGCAG GATACACCATTTCGACCGAATCCAAGTTCCGCTGTGAGCCGGTCTGCGCCGACGGCTGTGTCAACGGAAACTGCACCGGTCCGAACGAGTGTCGCTGCGACGAGGGATACGAACAGGACGCGACTAGCCGCTGTGTGCCCGTCTGTGAGGAATCCTGCCAGGGTGGCCATTGTGAGGCACCGGAGCGCTGTAGTTGTGCTGAGGGCTACAGTGTGAGCCAGGATAGCGGTTCCGTTTGCGTGCCAACCTGTGCCAATCCTTGCCAGAATGGGGACTGTGTAGCGCCCAACACTTGCGTGTGCCGGCTTGGCTATCGGGTCCTGGATCCCGGATCGCCCCACGTCTGCGTCCCGGAGTGTGTGGCCGGATGTGCCAACGGTCAGTGTGTTGAGCCCGGCGTTTGCCAGTGTGCCGAGGGGTTTGCCTTCAACGAAACCCTCGGAGTCTGTCAACCGAACTGCCAACAGCCATGCGCGAACGGCGTTTGCATCGGTGGAAATCGGTGCCAGTGTAACGACGGCTATCAGCTGGATCCGAAAACGACGAACAAATGTGTTCCTCGCTGTCCCAAGGCCTGCGTCCACGGGGTCTGTGTGGCTCCGGGTGTTTGTGAGTGTAAAAAAG GGTACGTCAAGAGTGAGAACAGCCGGACGGTGTGTGAACCACAGTGCCCGAAAGGATGCTCGAACGGGCGCTGCGTGGCACCGGATCATTGCGAGTGCCTGAAGGGATACTTTGCCACCACAAGCT CCATCAACTCGAAGGTTTCCATCTGCACGCCGTACTGCCGCAACAAGTGCCTCAACGCGTACTGTATCCGGCCCAATGTCTGCCAGTGTCTGGCAGGTCACCGGTTCGCCGCCAACAGTAGCAACGTCTGCGAACCGATCTGCGACGAGCTGGTGGTGGATTGTACGCACGGCCGCTGCACTCAGCCGAACGTTTGTGAATGCAACGAAGGCTACAGCCTCGGTATCCGCAACGGGCGGATGATCTGCGAACCGGTGGCCTGTGGGGAGCGGTGCGTCAACGGGTACTGTGTGGAGGAAGGACGCTGCCAGTGCCATCCGGGATATCGGCGATCGAACCACTACGCAACGGTCTGCGAACCGGTGTGCGACGGTGGCTGCTCCGACGGAGTCTGTATCGCTCCGAACGCTTGTGTCTGTAATGAAGGCTTCGAGCAGGACCACTCTGGCCGCTGTCAGCCTATCTGCGACCCGGCCGTAGTTGACTGCTACAATGGCGCTTGTTTCGGATCGAATCGATGCCAGTGCTTCGAGGGTTACTACCTTCGTGCTCCTGCGACCGGTGGTCCTATGGAGTGTGTTCCGGTTTGTGTCGGAGGATGCAGCAACGGAAGGTGCCTGGCCCCGAATGAGTGTGTCTGTGACGAGGGTTACGAATTCCACACCGAAACGAACCGCTGCGAGCCAGCCTGTTTCCCGGAGTGTCTAAACGGCCTGTGCGTAGAGCCGAACGTGTGCAAGTGTCTCGAGGGATTCCTCCCGGCGGAAGTGGCTTCCCAGGAGCAACCTCTGAACGAATGTGTCCCGCACTGTGACCCTGCTGTGGTCGACTGTTCGTATGGGATTTGTGGTGGTCCCAATGCTTGCCGTTGCTTCGATGATTTCTATTCCACCGCCGATCCCGTGACCGGAGTGCAAACGTGTGAACCGGTTCCAGAGCCTCCGGGATGTGGTGAAAgtgttgccgtgccgttcaGCCAAGAATGTGTTTGTGAGAGATCCACCCCATGCCCTAGCTGTCCAGAGGGAGTTCCGGTGTGCAACGCAACGTGTCCCTCGGTGCCATCGACGACTCCGTGCCCGGAGGTAGTCTGCCCCACCGTTGCACCTATCAGGCCCTGCCCACCAGTTGTGCCATGTCCGGAAAAGAATTGCCTAAACCCAGCACCGTCGTTGTGTTCGGAGTGGCCATCTCCGGACCCGTTCTGCGATGAACTGTACGTGAACTGTACCTACGGCGATTGTATAGAGCGGAACGTGTGCTCCTGTCACTACGGGTACGAGTTGGCCATTACTCCCGAATCTGTAGTCCACTGTCAGCCCGTATGTACTGGCGGTTGCGGTGCCCACGGTGTCTGCGTAAACCCGGAAGAGTGCGTTTGCCATCCTGGGTACACCCAGACGTCCGACGGTCTTTGTGAGCCGTTCTGCGAGAACGGCTGTGACGCGGATGCGTATTGTGCCGAACCCAACCAGTGCCAGTGTCGGGATGGGTTTTCGGAGGACGTTGAGGGAATTTGCCGACGACGGTGTGTCCTGGGCTGCGTTGACGGTGAGTGCGTCGATGGACAGTGCTTCTGCCACGAGGGTTCCGTACTGCGCGGTGGACACATCTGCGTCGAGTCGACAGCGTGGCAAGTCTACGATGCTAAAGATGACCTAGAAGTGGTAGTTCCCGAGCTGCCCAAAGTTGGTCCCCGTTGGCAGCTCTACGACGAACAGGATGCCAGTGGTGACTGTGCTGCCGAATCGCAGCAGGATTGTGCGGAAGGATTTCGATTTGTGCCGGAAACGAAAAAGTGTAGCCCTGCCGTTCTAGTCTCCGGTGGCAATTGTCTCGTTGGTGGCCAACCGTCATCAGAACCCGGGTCCAGTTTGGAGCTGGATGAAACGTTTGCCAGGATCGAGAACGCGGAACTACTCGTTCCGGTGCAGACGGCGGAGTCTGGCTTCttgtcgtcgatcgatcgtgatcAGTGGATCCTAATAGCAGTGATCGTAAGCTGTGCGATCATCGTCGTGACGGTAGCCGTGTTGATGTCCAAGTGCATGAAGCGAAGAAACACCATGGAAACGACCATCGACTAG